Part of the Pseudomonas sp. M30-35 genome is shown below.
CTGAAAATCCCACTCAACAGTGCCTGACACTGCCGTTCCACAAAACGCATTAAAGACATACCCATAATGGAGCCACCATGAACATTCGTTGTCTTGCGCCCGGACTGTCGGTATCAGAACAGATATTTCTCAACCAATTGGCGGATCTGAAAGACGCCGGTATTCGCGCCATCGTATGTAACCGTCCAGATGGCGAAGGGGCTGATCAACCTCTGTTTGCCGAAATAAAACGTTCGGCCCAAGCCATCGGTATTGAGGCGCACTACCTCCCTGCCGAGTCCGGCAAAGTGACCGACGAGCAAGGTATTGCCTTTGGCCAGTTACTTGAAACGCTCCCCAAACCGGTATTAGCGTATTGCCGCTCCGGCATGCGCTCTACAACGATGTGGGCACTGTCACAGGCCGGACAACAGCCCCTGCCAGATATCGTCGAAACCGCAAAAAAAGCCGGATTCGATATGAAGGGAGTCATTCGCCGGATTGCGAATCAGGGGCGTACACCTATTGAGGTGGCTGAGGCAGAGCATACCGTGGTCATCATCGGCGGCGGTGCGGCGGGTATCGCGACGGCATCCAGCTTGCTGGCACGAGAGCCTGATCTCGACATTGCCATAATCGACCCGGCCGATGTGCACTACTACCAGCCAGGCTGGACACTTGTAGGCGCGGGTGTCTTCGCTGCGCCCCAGACTGCCCGCACGATGGCAGCGACCATCCCCCGTGGCGTGCACTGGATCAAATCAGGTGTCGCCGCTTTCGAACCCGAGCGAAAAGCCGTCATCCTAGATGGGTGCAGAGTCGTCAGATACGAGCAGTTGATAGTGTGCCCTGGCCTTAAACTCAATTGGCATGCAATCGAGGGATTGTCGGACACGTTGGGCCGCAACGGCGTGACGTCCAACTACCTGTATCACCTCGCCCCCTATACTTGGGAAATGGTGCAGAAACTGCGAGGTGGACGAGCAATTTTTACGCAACCACCCCTGCCAATCAAGTGTGCCGGAGCGCCCCAAAAAGCAATGTATCTGTCTGCCGATCACTGGAAACGTAGTGGTGTATTGCACGAAGTCGAGATTGAGTTTTGCAGCGCTGGCGCGGTTCTGTTCGGCGTTAGTGACTATGTTCCTGCACTCATGGAATACATCACTGCCTATGCTATCAATCTGAATTTTGGCCACACGCTCATCAGTGTTGATGGGGCTGCACGAACTGCAACTTTCAACTGCATTAACCCGGATGGGAGCTCCCGTCTTGTGACTCGCGACTTCGATCTACTTCATGTGGTACCACCACAGATTGCGCCAGACTTTGTTCGGGTCAGCCCTCTCGCTGATGCGGCCGGCTGGATTGATGTCGACCCGGCTACTTTGTGTCATAAAACCTGGGCCAATATCCACGCACTGGGAGACGTTGCCAACTCCAGCAACGCTAAAACTGCGGCTGCAGCACGCAAGCAGGCTCCCGTTGTTGCCCATAATGTGCTGGCTGCACTGGGTAAAGCCAAAGGCAGTGCCCATTACGACGGTTATGGCTCCTGCCCGCTGACCGTTGAACGCGGTAAGATCGTGCTGGCCGAGTTCACGTATGGCGGCAAGGTAGCACCCAGTTTCCCGTCCTGGCTGATTGACGGTACCCGACCATCGAAGCTGGCATGGCTACTCAAAGAGCGGATTCTCCCGCCACTGTATTGGAATGGAATGCTCAAGGGGCGCGAATGGATGGCAAAACCCGAGTTGGCTGATACATGAGTTCATATCTGAAACGAGAAGATTGAGATGATCACCATCTTACTGCTCGGGCTTACTGTTGGCGTCATTCTGGCTCTGACCGGCGCCGGTGGCGGAATACTTGCCGTTCCATTACTGGTGTTTGGAGTGGGATTGAACATGGCTGAGGCCGGGCCGATTGGTTTGCTCGCTGTCGGTTTGGCCGCATCTCTGGGGGCCGTAATGGGTCTCAGAGCTGGCACCGTCCGCTATAAAGCTGCACTTCTAATTGCCGGAGCGGGGATCGTATGTTCTCCACTCGGTCTCTGGCTGGCGCAGCGCATACCTAATCGTCCGTTGACGATCATCTTTGCCATTGTGCTGATGTACGTTGCATTCAGGGTGTTTCAAAAAACGTTGCCTCGTTCCACAGAGTCAAAGCCACTGGTTACATCCAAACCACCACCTTGCGTATTGGATGCAACGCGAGGAAAGCTAAACTGGACGGCTCCTTGTGCATGGGCGTTAACCGCCTCAGGCATTGTCGCGGGGGGGCTTTCCGGCTTGCTCGGCGTAGGCGGTGGCTTTGTGATGATTCCAGCGCTCCAGCGGTACACTAATCTGACTGCGCAGTCGGTACTTGCAACATCTCTGGCCGTGATTGCACTCATTTCAATTTTCGGGGTTGCTGCAAGCTCAATTGCAGGGCGCTTGCCATGGGCAATCGCCATTCCGTTTTCAATTGGCGCATTGGTCGGCATGCTCTGCGGACGCTTGGTGGCTGCAAGACTATCGGGGCCAATTCTGCAAAGAGGCTTCGCTTTTGTTTCTGCGGTAGTTGCAGTTGGCTTGCTGGTAAAAGCCATGCAGTAAGTCAATCAGGCGACGGGCTCACCTCCCCCGGCTCCAGCTCGCTTGATACTTTAGCCTTGATGATGAAACCACGCGGGGCATACATGTGTCTCGCCTGCTCCTGACGTTGAAAAGCTTGTATGCGCATGACGCAGTCGCCGAAAGCCGCTGGAACTAGGGTTGGCAACTACCATCACAAATTAATATATCAACCGGTAGCGCCCCACTCAGTGTTTGGCAACCTACTGAGCACATCCGAAATATAAGTAGGCATTTTCCTAAACCATTAAACCCCAGCACTAACGCAGTAACTATCTGTCAGACTTATCGATTTATGATGTTTAGAGTCTCACTTTAAACTCTCCCTTAAATTCGACATACAGGCAGAAGCAAACCATGCCATTAATTCAAGTAAACCTATTAAGTAAATCACCTAAATTCATTCAAGATTTAGGTGACAACCTGCATCAATCACTCATGAAAACATGGGGTATTCCTGTTGATGACAGGTTTCATATTTTCCATCAAAAACAAGAACATGAGCTTAAAATAAATCCCGTAATATTTGGGGTTAACCGCTCTAAAGACGTAATTCTCCTTCACATCACTTCTACCCCGAGAAGTCGGAAGATGAAGCTGGATTTCTATCAAGACTTAACAGAACGACTTGAGCAAAACATGAATATTCGCCCTCAAGACATCTTTATTTCTATTATTGAAAACACACAAGAAGACTGGTCATTTGGTAATGGCAAAGCACAGTTACTAACGAATTAACTCACTAAAAACAAATAGCAAACATCCTAAGTGAACCCCCAGATAGGCCCTGATAAAAGCAATACCTAATGCTGTAGTTTTTCAGAGCCTTCCTTGATCAGTACCGACAAACACTCTCTCCCCCACCGCAATCATCAAAGCCCTGGAGTTAACCACTTGCAAAGCGGTAATGCTGACCACGCTTATGCCTTTGGCCTGTGGCGCGTTCACGTCCAATGATGCGGGCGGGCTGTTAAAAACCTGCCAAGCCAGCCAACTCAGCTACAACACTGCGCATCTTCTATAAGCCGCTAACCCTAAAGCGGGCGAAAGGTATCTCAACCTAAAATCGACATAGTCATCATACAACCAATGCAAATAAATAATTTAAATTCAATAAGTTAGAATTTAGAAATTTACATAACGCGCCAAAATCCATAAAGTCATCATACGTCTTGTATTCTTATCCCTGCCGCAGCGGCGGCCTAACAAAAACAAAAAGGGATACTCAATGAACGATAAACAGCCACCAGGTAGCTCTCGGCGCCAATTTCTCAAGCACTCCCTGACCTACTCGGCCGCGGCAGTCAGCATTGGCTCTTTACTGCCACAACTGGCACGTGCTGCCGAACCACTGAGCGCTCGCTACCCGGACCCCGCAGTCGAAGCTTTCGATGACAGCTTTTTGGATCTGCGCCTATTCAACGCCAGTGTTGAAAAGCTAGCCACCGGGCTGCGCTGGGCGGAAGGCCCGGTTTGGTTTGGCGCCGGCCGCTATCTACTGATGAGTGACATCCCCAACAATCGCATTGTGCGCTGGGATGAAATCAGCCAGTCACTTGGCGTATACCGCGATCAATCGAACTTCTCCAACGGCCTAACCTGCGATAACGAGGGTCGACTGATCACCTGCGAAGGCTCAACCACTCACGAGTTAGGCCGACGCGTGACCCGCACTGAACACGACGGCAGCATCACCGTGCTGGCGGACAACTTCGAAGGTAAACGCTTCAACTCGCCCAATGATATTGTGGTTAAGCGTGATGGCTCCGTTTGGTTCACCGACCCGCCTTTCCAGTCCGGCAATGAATATGAAGGCCATAAAATCCAGATTGAGTTGCCGCATGGTGTTTACCGCATCGACGGCGAAAGCCTGAAAATCACCCAAGTAATTGATGACCTAGCCGGACCTAACGGCCTGTGTTTCTCGCCGGATGAAAAGACGCTTTACATTGTCGAAGGTCGCGCCAAGCCCAATCGCCTGGTTTGGGCCTACCCGGTCAATGACGACGGCACGCTGGGCACACGCAGCAAGCACATTGAAGCCAGCGCATACGGCGCGCTCGATGGTATC
Proteins encoded:
- a CDS encoding bifunctional protein tyrosine phosphatase family protein/NAD(P)/FAD-dependent oxidoreductase produces the protein MNIRCLAPGLSVSEQIFLNQLADLKDAGIRAIVCNRPDGEGADQPLFAEIKRSAQAIGIEAHYLPAESGKVTDEQGIAFGQLLETLPKPVLAYCRSGMRSTTMWALSQAGQQPLPDIVETAKKAGFDMKGVIRRIANQGRTPIEVAEAEHTVVIIGGGAAGIATASSLLAREPDLDIAIIDPADVHYYQPGWTLVGAGVFAAPQTARTMAATIPRGVHWIKSGVAAFEPERKAVILDGCRVVRYEQLIVCPGLKLNWHAIEGLSDTLGRNGVTSNYLYHLAPYTWEMVQKLRGGRAIFTQPPLPIKCAGAPQKAMYLSADHWKRSGVLHEVEIEFCSAGAVLFGVSDYVPALMEYITAYAINLNFGHTLISVDGAARTATFNCINPDGSSRLVTRDFDLLHVVPPQIAPDFVRVSPLADAAGWIDVDPATLCHKTWANIHALGDVANSSNAKTAAAARKQAPVVAHNVLAALGKAKGSAHYDGYGSCPLTVERGKIVLAEFTYGGKVAPSFPSWLIDGTRPSKLAWLLKERILPPLYWNGMLKGREWMAKPELADT
- a CDS encoding sulfite exporter TauE/SafE family protein, which gives rise to MITILLLGLTVGVILALTGAGGGILAVPLLVFGVGLNMAEAGPIGLLAVGLAASLGAVMGLRAGTVRYKAALLIAGAGIVCSPLGLWLAQRIPNRPLTIIFAIVLMYVAFRVFQKTLPRSTESKPLVTSKPPPCVLDATRGKLNWTAPCAWALTASGIVAGGLSGLLGVGGGFVMIPALQRYTNLTAQSVLATSLAVIALISIFGVAASSIAGRLPWAIAIPFSIGALVGMLCGRLVAARLSGPILQRGFAFVSAVVAVGLLVKAMQ
- a CDS encoding tautomerase family protein, producing the protein MPLIQVNLLSKSPKFIQDLGDNLHQSLMKTWGIPVDDRFHIFHQKQEHELKINPVIFGVNRSKDVILLHITSTPRSRKMKLDFYQDLTERLEQNMNIRPQDIFISIIENTQEDWSFGNGKAQLLTN
- a CDS encoding SMP-30/gluconolactonase/LRE family protein; protein product: MNDKQPPGSSRRQFLKHSLTYSAAAVSIGSLLPQLARAAEPLSARYPDPAVEAFDDSFLDLRLFNASVEKLATGLRWAEGPVWFGAGRYLLMSDIPNNRIVRWDEISQSLGVYRDQSNFSNGLTCDNEGRLITCEGSTTHELGRRVTRTEHDGSITVLADNFEGKRFNSPNDIVVKRDGSVWFTDPPFQSGNEYEGHKIQIELPHGVYRIDGESLKITQVIDDLAGPNGLCFSPDEKTLYIVEGRAKPNRLVWAYPVNDDGTLGTRSKHIEASAYGALDGIKCDEAGNLWCGWGSNGSPQGKPEELDGVRVFNPQGKAIGHISLPERCANLCFGGTQGNRLFMASSHSIYSLFVNTRSATFVK